The genomic interval TTGACCGAGCGGAGGAAGACGTCCTCGAGCGTGTTCTTACGCACGCTGATCCACTCGAGTTGAACTCCCATCTTCTGGGAGAACTCGAGAATCTTGGCGAGGGAGTCCTTGGGATCGTCGGTCAGGATCACCATCGAGTCCCCTTCCGGCGTGACGCTCGTACCGGGCCCCAGCCCTTGGGTGAGCGCGGGGATGAAGCGAGCCGCACTGCCCATGTCGACGGTCAGATCGATCGTCTTCTTGCCTCCGTAGAGGCGCTTGAGGTTCTCGACCTCGTCCAGGACCAGCAGCTTTCCCTCGTCGATGACCGCGATCCGATCGCAGACGTAGTCCGCCTCTTCCAGATTGTGCGTGGTGAATACGACCGTGAGCCCGCCCTTCACTTCCTCTCGGATGGAATCGAGAAGCGTGCGGCGCATGATCACGTCCATTCCCACGGTCGGCTCGTCCAGGAATAGAATGTCCATGTCGTGGATGAACTCGCGAGCGACCTGAACCCGGCGCTTCTGACCTCCCGAGATGTCGAACGAGCGCTGACGGCGAATGTCTTCGAGGCCGAACTTCTGGATCAGCGCCTCCCGACGCCGGCGGCGCTCCTCGCGGGGGATTCCCCAGAGCACGCCGTACACGTCGAAGTTTCCTTCCACGGTCGTGAAGTCGAACGACTCGCCCTGCTGAACGACCCCGATCCGGGCCCGTATCTTCTTGCCATCCTTCGCCGGGTCCATCCCGAAGATCCGCAGCGTTCCGGAGCTCGGTCGGATCAACGTGGTCATCGCCTTGATGAGCGTCGACTTTCCAGCGCCGTTCTTTCCCAGAAGTCCGAAGACCTCCCCCTTGCGGACGGTGAAGCTGACGCCGTCGAGCGCGAAGCGCTTGCCATCGTAGGAGTGGCGCAGGTCCTCCGCCTGCACGATAGGATCGGCCATGAGCGGCGATGGCGATGGAGAGGGGCCCTTAAAGGGCACGTCACTCAAGAAACTCTCTGGGAGTGCGTGAACTCCCTAGGGACGGCTGCCGCGAGTAGGCCCGGTTGCGGGCCGGTCGCGGGCGGGCTTCGATCGTCGATGCGCCTGTCCGGCCAGATTCCGGTAGGAGGGGGTTGCGCGCGAAGATGCTCAGACGAACACGCGAACGTTGCCGTTGGCGGATTCTACCGGGAGCGGGATCAGCGGGCGGCACTCGGTTCGTGCGAATACCGGGGCCATCCTCGCCATTGCTTCCAAAAACTCCGGAGGAAGTTTGTCCATCCCGGGCATGGAGAGGATGGGCTGCCCCCGCACCTCGCCGGTCCGGGCGTCGAAGACCGCGCTGTGCTGCGGACACTTCAGCACGCCGCTCTTGAACGTGCCCAGGTCGAGCGGCGCGTTCATGTGGCCGCATCGGTTGATGAAGGCGCGTAGCTCGCCGGAATGGTTGACCACGAGCACGTCCTCGTCTCCGGCTCGTCCGTGGGCCATTTCACCGTGCTTGAGATCCTTCGCTTCGGGGAGGTCATGCCATGCTTGCATCGGGGGTTCCTTGACGCATCAGCTTCCGCGACCACTTAAGCTTTGAATAATAAAGTGTTTAGCCCGTACCGACCTGCCCGTCGGAAAGCCGAATCCGTTCACGGAAGTGGGATCGAGCCCACGTACGTGTGGTCCGGGGGCCGCGTCCTACTTTCCCCGACGGCCTCGATGGGGTCGAGAGCGGCCGGCGTTCCCCTGGCTGCGAGATCCCTTCTTCAGTAGTCCCATCCGACGGGCCAATCGGCGATGGTCGTTCGCATCGACCCACTCGACCTCCAGATACGCGAGAAGCTCTGCCTCCGTCATGCCCAGTCGCTTCCCTTCCTGGATGGTAAATGCGTACGCCTCGATCTCGGTCGGCGTGTCGACGTACTTCTTCTTCCGGTCGAACAGGGCTCGCCCGGCCCGGAACTGCTTGACGTGACAGAGCTCGTGAACGACGTCGAGGTAGAGAGTGCGTAGATCGCTGGTCCTGAGGTGATGGCTGCTGACGATGAGGTGACCGTCCACGTCGCTCGTCCCCATGTACCCGAAGGGAGGCGAGAAGAACTCGACTTTGAGGGCGCGAAGGATCTTTCCCGCGTTCTTCCCGAACAGTTCCCGGATCGGCGGTGTGTTCTCGAACCCTTGGAAGAACTGCTCGAACCGATACAGTCGAATCGGGGCGCTGCGCTGGATCCGAACCCCGCGGTACGATGCGAACACGCCTTCCTCACTCCCCGAACACGTGGACACGCAGGCCGCCGCCGAGCCTTAGCAACTTCCCCGGGCGGTCGTGCCCTTCTCGGGAAACGATTCGGGGGCCTCCTCCCGGGGGCCGGAGACCATATGCCCTGCAGGGCCTGCGAATGGGTAGCCTAGGTGACTGCCCCAATGCAGCCCCTCAACATGTGTATCAATACCCAGACACCGCTCGTGCAGTTCACCGCTGCGCAAGCCCCTCGCCCGGGGCGTCGTACGAGCGCTCCGCTGGATCTCGCGACCCTGACCGAGGGCGTAGATTATCGATACTCGCCGGGAGGCGTCACGCGTATGGTGCTCCCTCTCGTTCGGCACATGCTTCACGATCGGATCCTGGATGAGGCGCACTGGGTCGCCCTCAACCCCAACGCGCCCGCGACGGTTCGCATGTCCGGGATGACGCTTCACTCGGTAACGCTCGGTCCGAAGCGCATGGCGAGTTACGGTATGGTGAAGGAAGCGATCTGGGGAAGGGTCCACGGGATCGACGATACCGACCACCACAACGACCTATTCTGGACGGAGGCGTTCTCGGAGTATGCCTACTACAACCGCATCACGAGCGAACTCATCCGGAAACTGGACAAGAAGCACGACTTTGACGTGTTCTACATCCACGACTTCCAGCAGATCCCGATCGGCCACATGTTGACCACGCTCAAGCCGAAGATCTTCCGCTGGCACATCCCGTTCGATCGCTTGACGATCCCCCCACGCTGGCACGCCCTGCTCGCGACCTACTTGAACAGCTACGATGCCATCGTGGTCAGCTCGCCGCGGTACGCCGACTCGCTGAAGGCGTTCGGCTACACGGGTCGGATCGAGCACATCTATCCATACGTAGATCCCCAAGACTACTCGGATCCCCCCGCGTCCGATGTCGCGTCCGTCTCCGAACGGTTCGGGGTGAGGGAAGGCGACACCGTCGCCCTGGTGGTGGCGAGGATGGACCCGGTGAAGGCCCACGATCGAGCGATCGAGGCGCTCGCCGAGCTCGCCTCGAGCTTCCCTCGACTGAAGCTCGTTCTGGTTGGGAACGGGAGTTTCTCGAGTTCGCGCAGCGGGGTCGGCCTATCGAAGTCCGTTCGCTGGCGCGCCCACCTCGAAGAGATGGTGAAGCGCTCCAAGCTCGAGGGGCGGGTCGTCTTCACCGGCCACCTCTCGCAACACGAC from Thermoplasmata archaeon carries:
- a CDS encoding ABC transporter ATP-binding protein, which translates into the protein MADPIVQAEDLRHSYDGKRFALDGVSFTVRKGEVFGLLGKNGAGKSTLIKAMTTLIRPSSGTLRIFGMDPAKDGKKIRARIGVVQQGESFDFTTVEGNFDVYGVLWGIPREERRRRREALIQKFGLEDIRRQRSFDISGGQKRRVQVAREFIHDMDILFLDEPTVGMDVIMRRTLLDSIREEVKGGLTVVFTTHNLEEADYVCDRIAVIDEGKLLVLDEVENLKRLYGGKKTIDLTVDMGSAARFIPALTQGLGPGTSVTPEGDSMVILTDDPKDSLAKILEFSQKMGVQLEWISVRKNTLEDVFLRSVNHGGEPLGSA
- a CDS encoding Rieske 2Fe-2S domain-containing protein; this encodes MQAWHDLPEAKDLKHGEMAHGRAGDEDVLVVNHSGELRAFINRCGHMNAPLDLGTFKSGVLKCPQHSAVFDARTGEVRGQPILSMPGMDKLPPEFLEAMARMAPVFARTECRPLIPLPVESANGNVRVFV
- a CDS encoding glycosyltransferase family 4 protein; the protein is MVLPLVRHMLHDRILDEAHWVALNPNAPATVRMSGMTLHSVTLGPKRMASYGMVKEAIWGRVHGIDDTDHHNDLFWTEAFSEYAYYNRITSELIRKLDKKHDFDVFYIHDFQQIPIGHMLTTLKPKIFRWHIPFDRLTIPPRWHALLATYLNSYDAIVVSSPRYADSLKAFGYTGRIEHIYPYVDPQDYSDPPASDVASVSERFGVREGDTVALVVARMDPVKAHDRAIEALAELASSFPRLKLVLVGNGSFSSSRSGVGLSKSVRWRAHLEEMVKRSKLEGRVVFTGHLSQHDLDCFYERCSFTILPSVREGFGLVVVESWLHHRPAIITSRAGIADLVREGKNGLLFDPDEPGALARQMGRLLAGHPTELSKALIRGGSLAAEKCSVETAVQAERALLTEVVEA